In the Blautia coccoides genome, GAGAAAAAGAGTTGGCATGGTATTTCAAAAGCCAAACCCCTTCCCCATGAGTATTTACGACAATATTGCCTTCGGCCCTCGTACCCATGGAATCCGTTCCAAGACAAAGCTGGATGATATTGTGGAGAAATCCCTGAGGGACGCTGCCATATGGGATGAGACAAAAGACCGCCTGAAACAAAATGCCCTTGGCATGTCCGGCGGGCAGCAGCAGCGGCTCTGTATTGCCAGAGCACTGGCAGTTCAGCCCGAGGTTCTTCTCATGGATGAACCCACCTCTGCCCTTGACCCCATCTCCACTTCCAAGATTGAAGACCTGGCTGTGGAGCTGAAAAAGGATTACACCATTGTCATGGTAACCCATAACATGCAGCAGGCAGCCCGTATTTCAGACAAGACAGCATTTTTCCTATTGGGAGAGATCGTAGAGTACGGGGAGACAGAACAGATATTCTCAATGCCTCAGGACAAACGTACCGAGGACTATATCACAGGGAGGTTTGGATAATATGCGCACAAGATTTGACAAACAGTTGGAACAGCTTCATGTAGAACTGATCAAAATGGGAAGCCTGTGTGAGCAGGCTATCACTCTGGCCGCACAGGCCCTGGATGAGCCGGAAAACGACGTGGTCGCAAAAGTGGCCGCCATGGAGGGTGAAATAGATGAAAAAGAGCGGGAGATTGAGAATATCTGCATGCGTCTTCTGCTCCAGCAGCAGCCCGTAGCCCGTGATTTAAGGATCATATCGGCTGCGCTTAAAATGATATCCGACTTGGAGCGCATCGGCGATCAGGCCGCCGATATCGCAGACCTGGCCCCTTACATTGTCAAAAGTGATATCAGCAGCAAAGTACAGATCCACGACATGGCTTCCGCAACCATCCGCATGGTAACTCTTAGCGTGGATGCCTTCGTAAAAAATGATTTGGAACTGGCCGAATCTGTCATTATTTCTGATGATATTGTAGATGACCTCTTTAACAAAGTAAAAGGCGAACTGCTGGAACTGATCCAGAAAAATAACGCAGACCCAAGAGCAGCCCTGGATATCCTGATGGCAGCCAAATACTTTGAACGCATCGGGGACCATGCAGTAAACGTGGCTGAATGGGTACAGTATTCCATAACCGGTATCCACGAGAGCGATGAACACCATCTGGATATCGAAAAAGAATGAGGTGAATAAATTGATCTATCTTGTAGAGGACGATGAAAATATCCGGGAACTGGTCACATACACCCTGAACAGTCAGGGACTGGAAGCAGAGGGATTTGCACGGCCCTCTGACTTTTGGGAAGCCGTGTCAATGGCTGTTCCCTCCCTGGTTCTCCTGGATATCATGCTTCCGGAGGAAGACGGACTGAGCATTCTGAAAAAACTCCGTACATCCAGGGATACAAAGAAGCTCCCGGTCATCATGCTGACAGCCAAAGGAAGTGAGTACGACACCGTACTGGGACTCGACAACGGAGCCGACGACTATATTCCAAAGCCTTTCCGGATGATGGAACTTATTTCCCGCATCCGTGCCCTGCTGCGCCGCAGCCAGGAACAGGAAAAGATTCTGGAATACCGCCTCGGCTCCCTCTACGTCTGCCCCTCACGCCACATTGTGCGGGTGGATGGTGAAGAGATCATCCTGACTTTAAAGGAATTTGAACTGCTCTGCCTGCTTCTGTCGGAACAGGAAACCGTATTCACGAGAGCTCAGCTTCTGGACCGCATCTGGGGGTACGAATTTGACGGGGAGAGCCGAACCATTGACGTCCACGTCCGAACCCTGCGCCAAAAGCTTGGAGACGCCGGTGACTGCATCAAAACTGTACGGGGTGTAGGCTATAAAATTGGAGGAAAAACCGCATGACAAAACGTATCTTCCGCTCCATAATGCTTGTATCCGCCCTGGTACTGGTCATTGGGCTGGGTTTCATTATGGGCATTCTATATCACTATTTCGGCAGTCAGATTGAAAAAGAGCTGAAGTCTGAGACTGCATATCTGGCTATCTCCGTGGAAAACATGGGTTTATCTGCACTGGATAAACTCCCCGCGGAATCCGCCAGAGTCACTTTAATAGATGAGGACGGCACTGTTCTTTTTGACAACAAGGCCGATGCCGCAGGCATGGAAAACCACGCTGACCGCCAGGAAGTGATCGCGGCGAAGTTAAAGGGGACCGGAAAAGCCACCCGTCAGTCCGACACCCTTGCGGAAAAAACCATCTATTATGCCAAACAACTGACAAACGGCCAGATCCTTCGTGTTTCCAGTACCCAATATACAGTAGCGGCCCTGATCGGGGAGCTGGTGCAGCCAATGCTGTATGTACTGCTCATGATGGTGGTCCTCTCCGCTCTGTTTGCCGCGCGTATTTCCAAGAAGATCGTCTCACCCATCAACGATCTGGACCTGGAAGAGCCGGAACGCACAGAGGCTTATGACGAGATATCCCCGCTGCTCACCAAGATCAACAAGCAGCAGCGCACCATCAGAAAACAACTGGCAGACGCCAGACGGCAGCAGCAAGAATTTTCCATCATCACAGAAAACATGAGTGAAGGCCTTTTGGTCATCGATGCCCAGACGGACCTTCTCTCCTACAACTCCAGCGCCCTTCGGCTTCTGGACGCAGCGGAAACACAGGCACACACCAGTGTGCTGTCTCTTAACCGAAGTGAGCCTTTCCAGCAGGCTGTGGATGCTGTCCTTTCCGGCAGACACACCTCATCTAATCTGCAGATCGGAGACAACTTCTGCCAGGTGATCGCCAATCCGGTCCTCAGGGACAAGGAAGTGACAGGTGCCGTGCTCTTATTGGTTGACATAACTGAAAAAATCCAGCGTGAAAACCTTCGCCGGGAATTTACTGCCAATGTATCGCACGAATTAAAAACACCGCTCACATCTATCTCCGGTTTTGCTGAGATCATACAGGATGGTTTTGTGAAACCGGAAGACATAAAAAAATTCGCAGGCAAGATTTTCGTGGAAGCCCAGCGTCTGATCGCTCTGGTTGGTGATGTCATCAAGATATCGCAGCTTGATGAGGGATGTCTTCCGTATCAAAAGGAAGAGACAGACCTTTATGTTCTGGCTAAAGATACCCTGGAACGCCTGCGGGACCCTGCAAAGCGCAGACAGGTTTCTCTGTTCCTGGAGGGAGAGCATGCAGTATTGGCCACCACACAGCCTATTTTAGAGGAAGTCCTGTATAACCTGTGTGACAATGCCATCAAATATAACCATCCCAACGGGAAGGTAACGGTCACTGTGCTGAACGGAAAGAATACTGTCAGCCTCTCTGTGGCGGATACCGGAATCGGTATTCCCTCCGCGGATCAGGCCAGAGTGTTTGAGCGTTTCTATCGGGTGGATAAAAGCCACTCAAAGGAAATCGGAGGCACCGGTCTGGGATTGTCTATTGTAAAGCATGGAGCCGCTTATCTGGGGGCTAAGGTGGAATTGGACAGCCAGCTTGATAAGGGCAGTGTATTCCGGCTGATATGGGGTAAGAACAGCAGTTTAAGTTAAAGATTTGTCTTTTATATTGGCAGCAGCCTCCGGAGTCATAGACCGGAGGCTGTATTCATGACTCAGGAAAGTTATCTGTAACTTTAACTGACGGCATCTGTTATTTTATATATCATATACAGTACCAGGATCATAACCAGTATGACGAATACATGAAGAGACAGAACAACTGTATTGAAAAATACATTGATGCATATACATGCGGATAAGACAAGTACAAGAAGAAACAAAAGCTTTTTGCCCCTTAAGAATCCTGTATTGAAGGAATTTTTGGTAATGGCACTGTAGAGCAAAAGGGCAGAACACAAAATAAGGACAAGGCTCGTGATATTTCCAGTTGTCATCAGAACGTAAGGCCAGGTGCCATTCTCTCCTGCAAGATCCATCAGGCTGAAAAGAAGCTGGATCCCAAGCAAAACTGCCAGAGCAGCAGATACAACTCCCAGAAATGAAACAGCTTTTTCCGCACGGGTAAGGTGAGGCACCTCATTCAGCACACTGTCGCAGAAATCTTTATAGTCACCGCCTATTATCTCCTCCAGGGTATCTCCTCTCTGCTCTCCGTCGATCAGCATCTGCGTGATATCCCGTCTTACCAGCTCCTGCTGATATTCACTGATATCCGCCCCGCGGATGTAGACCACCATATCAGTCAGAACCCTATTATCCTCTGCTCTAAGTTGAGAAGATAAATCATTATTTTCCTTCATTAACAGTTTCGTCCGTCTGCTCATCTCTTATATCCCCTTTCATATCTTCCAACAATCTGGAAACAGCGCCAGACAACTCCAGGTAACTCTCTACGAATCTGGTATATTCCTCTTTTCCCTTTTCTGTTATGGAATAATACTTTCTTCTCGGTCCTCTCTCAGAATCCCGGAAAACAGCCTTTATGAACCCGTTCTTTTCCAGTCTCAGCAAAAGCGGATAAATGGTCCCCTCCGCTACTTTCCCAAACCCATACTTCCCAAGCTGCTCTGAAATTTCATATCCATAAGTCTCCTTTTGCCCAATTACAGCCAGCACACACCCCTCCAAGGTTCCTTTCAGCATCTGTGTGGAGATCATCCGCTCACCCTCCCTCTATCTTGTATTACAATGTAGTTGACTATATTGTAATGCAAGATACTCGTTCTGTCAATATCACATTCCTCAGCCCTGCGATATCCAAATAAAAACTCTTATATATGGACACACTCTCACGGCTCCCGCATAACGTTAAGCCATTTTCTGCTCCGCAACTTTATGGAAACCAATAATTTTCAGAAAATATCAGCAGTTTTCCCTGGATTTTAGCATATTTTGTCGCACCCTGTCAAAAAATAGATTTCAAAAATGTCAATGCCTTTTCCCCACTTTTCCCCAAAATTCTTCTTTTTATCACAAGTGTACAAAACCTTTGTTCTTTCTTTTATTATGTAAATCACATTAATCCACACACATTTTTGTGGAGAATGTGGATAACTTTGAGGATAACTTTGTTTTTACGGGGTTTTGTGGATTTTTATATGTGGATAACTTTGAGGACGGAATGTGGTAAATGTTGGTTTTTTCGACAAGCATTGTGCATATTCTACAATTATGAATATTCTGAAAATAACCCTGGGAAAATCCTACTGTTTTCTTCAATTTTCTCTCTTCGACGGCATCCCCTTGTCCCAAATATCATTATGTAACCTGTCTGTAAAATTACGTAAACCAATGTAAACCA is a window encoding:
- the pstB gene encoding phosphate ABC transporter ATP-binding protein PstB; its protein translation is MNNTEKISISSLDLYYTDFKALKNINLKVPENKITAFIGPSGCGKSTLLKSLNRMNDLVEGCRIEGSILLDGEDIYGKMDVNLLRKRVGMVFQKPNPFPMSIYDNIAFGPRTHGIRSKTKLDDIVEKSLRDAAIWDETKDRLKQNALGMSGGQQQRLCIARALAVQPEVLLMDEPTSALDPISTSKIEDLAVELKKDYTIVMVTHNMQQAARISDKTAFFLLGEIVEYGETEQIFSMPQDKRTEDYITGRFG
- the phoU gene encoding phosphate signaling complex protein PhoU — its product is MRTRFDKQLEQLHVELIKMGSLCEQAITLAAQALDEPENDVVAKVAAMEGEIDEKEREIENICMRLLLQQQPVARDLRIISAALKMISDLERIGDQAADIADLAPYIVKSDISSKVQIHDMASATIRMVTLSVDAFVKNDLELAESVIISDDIVDDLFNKVKGELLELIQKNNADPRAALDILMAAKYFERIGDHAVNVAEWVQYSITGIHESDEHHLDIEKE
- a CDS encoding response regulator transcription factor; the protein is MIYLVEDDENIRELVTYTLNSQGLEAEGFARPSDFWEAVSMAVPSLVLLDIMLPEEDGLSILKKLRTSRDTKKLPVIMLTAKGSEYDTVLGLDNGADDYIPKPFRMMELISRIRALLRRSQEQEKILEYRLGSLYVCPSRHIVRVDGEEIILTLKEFELLCLLLSEQETVFTRAQLLDRIWGYEFDGESRTIDVHVRTLRQKLGDAGDCIKTVRGVGYKIGGKTA
- a CDS encoding sensor histidine kinase, with protein sequence MTKRIFRSIMLVSALVLVIGLGFIMGILYHYFGSQIEKELKSETAYLAISVENMGLSALDKLPAESARVTLIDEDGTVLFDNKADAAGMENHADRQEVIAAKLKGTGKATRQSDTLAEKTIYYAKQLTNGQILRVSSTQYTVAALIGELVQPMLYVLLMMVVLSALFAARISKKIVSPINDLDLEEPERTEAYDEISPLLTKINKQQRTIRKQLADARRQQQEFSIITENMSEGLLVIDAQTDLLSYNSSALRLLDAAETQAHTSVLSLNRSEPFQQAVDAVLSGRHTSSNLQIGDNFCQVIANPVLRDKEVTGAVLLLVDITEKIQRENLRREFTANVSHELKTPLTSISGFAEIIQDGFVKPEDIKKFAGKIFVEAQRLIALVGDVIKISQLDEGCLPYQKEETDLYVLAKDTLERLRDPAKRRQVSLFLEGEHAVLATTQPILEEVLYNLCDNAIKYNHPNGKVTVTVLNGKNTVSLSVADTGIGIPSADQARVFERFYRVDKSHSKEIGGTGLGLSIVKHGAAYLGAKVELDSQLDKGSVFRLIWGKNSSLS
- a CDS encoding PadR family transcriptional regulator; the protein is MISTQMLKGTLEGCVLAVIGQKETYGYEISEQLGKYGFGKVAEGTIYPLLLRLEKNGFIKAVFRDSERGPRRKYYSITEKGKEEYTRFVESYLELSGAVSRLLEDMKGDIRDEQTDETVNEGK